The window CACCGAGGTTGGCTATACCGGCGGCCACACCAAGGATCCCACCTACAAGCAGGTCTGCACCGACACCACCGGCCACGCCGAGGCCATCCGTATAACCTACGACCCGGCGGTCATCAGCTACGACGATCTTTTAAAGGTCTTCTGGGAGAACCACAACCCGACAACGCCCAACCGCCAGGGCCCGGACGTAGGCTCGCAGTACCGCTCGGCTATTTTTTATACCACGCCGGAACAGCAGAAGACAGCCATAGCCTCCAGGGAAAAGCTGGACAGGTCGCACAAATATTCCAAGCCGATAGTAACCGAGATCACCCAGGCCGGCGAATTCTACCGGGCCGAGGATTACCACCAGCAGTATTACCAGAAGAAGGGCGGCGGCAGTTGTAAGTTTTAATAGTTCCCTCTCCTAATGCGTTAGGAGAGAGCCTGCACTGAGTAATGCCCGAATTTATGCCAGCCGAAGTGGGCAGGGGTGAGATTGTTTAAAATTTCTGGATTCCCACCGGAGTTTATCCCGCACGCGATGCGGGACGAGAATAACAAACTGGATTGCTTCATTAGGAAGGCGATGC of the Candidatus Edwardsbacteria bacterium genome contains:
- the msrA gene encoding peptide-methionine (S)-S-oxide reductase MsrA — protein: TEVGYTGGHTKDPTYKQVCTDTTGHAEAIRITYDPAVISYDDLLKVFWENHNPTTPNRQGPDVGSQYRSAIFYTTPEQQKTAIASREKLDRSHKYSKPIVTEITQAGEFYRAEDYHQQYYQKKGGGSCKF